In Wolinella succinogenes DSM 1740, a single genomic region encodes these proteins:
- a CDS encoding twin-arginine translocase TatA/TatE family subunit: MGMPSMPELLVILAIVVLLFGAKKIPDLAKGLGSGIKNFKKAMKEDEESEVSVTKSEKIEEAPKNEKSASTPIQDTTKQA, translated from the coding sequence ATGGGTATGCCCAGTATGCCTGAACTATTAGTCATTTTGGCTATTGTTGTTTTACTTTTTGGAGCTAAGAAGATTCCCGATCTTGCCAAGGGTCTAGGTTCAGGAATCAAGAATTTCAAAAAAGCGATGAAAGAGGATGAAGAGAGCGAAGTCTCTGTGACCAAAAGCGAAAAAATCGAAGAGGCTCCCAAAAACGAAAAGAGCGCCTCTACCCCTATTCAAGACACCACCAAACAAGCATAA
- the gmk gene encoding guanylate kinase, with protein sequence MERSKGAILVLSGPSGSGKSSLCKTLFKEIKNAYFSVSTTTRTPREGEIEGKHYHFVSKEKFLEGIEENFFLEWAEVHGNYYGTSKESVESALAQGKLVVFDIDIQGHRNIKESYPELTTSVFITTPTQQELRERLVLRGTDDKETIDLRVMHAYTEMKHIKEFDFVIVNRDLKESEKLLLSIARAALSKRILYDVESLVARWKSKETPKTPNSQ encoded by the coding sequence ATGGAACGATCTAAAGGCGCAATTCTTGTTCTCTCTGGGCCTAGCGGCTCAGGGAAAAGCTCTCTATGCAAAACCCTATTCAAAGAGATTAAAAACGCTTACTTTTCCGTCTCCACCACCACGCGCACTCCTCGTGAAGGCGAAATCGAAGGCAAGCATTACCATTTTGTTTCCAAGGAGAAGTTCCTAGAGGGAATCGAGGAGAATTTTTTCCTAGAGTGGGCTGAAGTCCATGGCAATTACTATGGCACCTCCAAAGAATCCGTCGAATCGGCTTTGGCTCAAGGAAAATTGGTGGTCTTTGATATTGATATTCAAGGACACCGCAACATCAAAGAATCTTATCCCGAGCTCACCACCTCTGTCTTCATCACCACACCCACCCAGCAAGAGCTCAGAGAGCGTCTCGTGCTCCGAGGAACCGACGATAAAGAGACGATTGATCTTCGCGTGATGCACGCCTACACGGAGATGAAACACATCAAAGAGTTTGACTTTGTGATCGTCAACAGAGACCTCAAAGAATCAGAAAAGCTTCTCCTCTCCATCGCCAGAGCAGCTCTCTCTAAAAGAATTCTCTACGATGTAGAAAGCCTTGTAGCCCGCTGGAAAAGCAAAGAGACTCCTAAGACTCCTAACAGTCAATAG
- a CDS encoding phospholipase D-like domain-containing protein yields the protein MFAPVRLLFAIWLLGLSLEAKEQFYLMPEEQREALASLVRFIDNTKSDLDVAIYSFTNKEISKAIRKAAERGVKIRLIYDESANKGVDVSTIGYLAKYRHIEACTLKGERSKNDKYEGLMHMKMAISDGKSLLIGSANWSKSAFENNYETLLITENLEWTQKAKRYFEKMKTRCRPY from the coding sequence ATGTTTGCTCCTGTTCGACTTCTGTTTGCAATATGGCTTTTAGGACTCTCTTTGGAAGCGAAGGAGCAGTTTTATCTGATGCCAGAAGAGCAAAGAGAAGCGCTTGCCTCCCTCGTTCGTTTCATTGACAACACCAAGAGTGATTTGGATGTGGCGATCTATAGCTTCACCAACAAAGAGATATCTAAAGCGATTAGAAAAGCAGCAGAGCGAGGGGTGAAGATTCGACTTATTTATGATGAGAGCGCCAACAAAGGGGTGGATGTTTCCACGATTGGATATCTCGCTAAATATCGTCATATTGAGGCTTGCACGCTCAAAGGTGAAAGATCAAAAAATGATAAATATGAGGGTCTGATGCACATGAAAATGGCAATTTCTGATGGAAAAAGCCTGCTGATTGGCTCGGCTAATTGGTCAAAGAGTGCTTTTGAGAACAACTACGAGACGCTTCTAATCACTGAAAATCTAGAGTGGACGCAAAAGGCCAAGCGCTATTTTGAGAAGATGAAAACTCGTTGTCGCCCCTATTGA
- the fliR gene encoding flagellar biosynthetic protein FliR has translation MELLSSLTEGNVTAFLLLLLRFSGVMFFFPFFENQLISTSIKGALIFFLTILFFPVVPLQSPPTQIVDFMLAGLSELMLGFLASVVLQIVFGMISFGGEVTSFAMGLTMASAYDPVTGAQKPIIGQLITLLALLVMLALDLHHPFFLFIAESLRHIPLGGFVFSPDIASYTLKAFANLFLIGFTMAFPIVALILLSDIIFGMIGKAHPQFNLLVIGFPVKIAIAFAVLIVILPAILIHFKREFILALEALKIFFQ, from the coding sequence ATGGAGCTTTTAAGCTCTCTCACCGAGGGAAATGTCACTGCTTTTTTGCTTCTTCTTTTGCGCTTTAGTGGCGTGATGTTTTTCTTTCCCTTTTTTGAGAATCAGCTCATCTCCACCAGCATTAAAGGCGCTCTCATCTTCTTTTTGACGATTCTCTTTTTCCCTGTCGTTCCCCTTCAATCACCCCCCACGCAAATCGTTGATTTCATGCTGGCAGGATTGAGCGAATTGATGCTGGGATTTCTTGCCTCGGTCGTTTTACAGATCGTCTTTGGGATGATCTCTTTTGGGGGAGAGGTGACCTCTTTTGCCATGGGTCTCACGATGGCCAGCGCTTATGACCCCGTCACAGGAGCACAAAAGCCTATCATCGGTCAGCTCATCACGCTCCTAGCCCTCTTGGTGATGTTAGCCCTTGACCTCCATCACCCCTTTTTTCTTTTTATTGCCGAATCGTTGCGACATATCCCACTGGGGGGATTTGTCTTTTCCCCTGATATCGCCTCCTACACGCTCAAGGCCTTTGCCAATCTCTTTCTTATTGGCTTTACGATGGCCTTCCCTATCGTTGCGCTTATCCTGCTCTCGGACATCATCTTTGGGATGATAGGCAAGGCTCACCCGCAATTTAACCTACTTGTGATTGGCTTCCCTGTAAAGATTGCCATTGCCTTCGCTGTATTAATCGTCATATTGCCCGCGATTCTTATCCACTTCAAGAGAGAATTCATTCTCGCACTAGAAGCCCTTAAAATCTTCTTTCAATAG
- a CDS encoding ABC transporter ATP-binding protein, with translation MPLLSASSLGHAFEHELFGEVSLEADSGECVSIMGVSGSGKSTLLHTLSTLLKPLAGEVKLFDQSIYQLPTAQLLELRREKLGIIFQSHYLFRGFSGIENLQVASILSKQPLDYELLEAFGIAQVVEQSVGELSGGQQQRLSIARVLTKKPQIIFADEPTGNLDQETASSVMEALFDYVKSQKALLLFATHDASLAKRCDRIYRLDNKRLLPWSF, from the coding sequence ATGCCCCTTCTTTCTGCCTCCTCTCTAGGTCATGCCTTTGAGCATGAGCTCTTTGGAGAGGTCTCCCTTGAAGCCGATTCGGGGGAGTGCGTCTCCATCATGGGCGTGAGCGGTAGCGGAAAATCAACGCTCCTTCACACCCTCTCTACCCTTCTTAAGCCTCTTGCAGGTGAGGTTAAGCTTTTTGATCAATCCATCTATCAACTCCCAACGGCCCAACTTTTGGAGCTTAGACGAGAAAAGCTTGGCATCATCTTCCAATCTCACTATCTCTTTAGGGGTTTCAGTGGAATCGAAAATCTCCAAGTTGCCTCCATTCTCTCCAAGCAGCCTCTAGATTACGAGCTTCTTGAGGCTTTTGGTATTGCACAAGTGGTGGAACAGAGCGTGGGCGAGCTCTCTGGAGGACAACAGCAGCGCCTCTCGATCGCTAGGGTTCTCACCAAAAAACCCCAAATCATCTTCGCGGACGAACCCACGGGGAATCTTGATCAAGAGACCGCCTCTAGCGTGATGGAAGCACTTTTTGATTATGTCAAAAGCCAAAAAGCACTCCTTCTCTTTGCCACCCATGACGCTAGTTTGGCGAAGCGATGCGATCGAATCTATCGTCTAGACAACAAGCGACTTTTGCCATGGAGCTTTTAA